A stretch of Caldanaerobius polysaccharolyticus DSM 13641 DNA encodes these proteins:
- a CDS encoding WecB/TagA/CpsF family glycosyltransferase, protein MIERQRKVVNILGVPVDNIDIKEAVNLIEKFILELDDIRCRVVYTPNPEMIMKAQEDRELKGILNDGDLNIPDGIGVVIASKLLGKPLKCRVAGYDLMMEIIKLCHQKDYSICFLGGQPGVAEQAKNRVEQMYKGIKVTGAYHGYFSPDYEDVILEEINIKAPDVLFVGMGVPKQEKWIHKYKGELYSGVCMAVGGSLDVLAGKVKRAPRAFQVLGLEWLYRLVTQPWRYKRMLALPRFMVQILKERKKVM, encoded by the coding sequence ATGATTGAGAGACAAAGAAAAGTCGTTAATATTTTAGGTGTTCCTGTAGACAATATAGATATAAAAGAGGCGGTGAATTTAATCGAGAAATTTATACTGGAATTGGACGATATAAGATGCCGTGTTGTTTATACGCCAAATCCGGAAATGATTATGAAAGCCCAGGAAGATAGAGAATTAAAAGGAATTTTAAACGACGGTGATCTTAATATACCTGATGGCATAGGAGTGGTTATTGCGTCTAAGCTGTTGGGGAAACCGTTGAAGTGCCGTGTGGCTGGGTATGATTTGATGATGGAAATAATAAAGCTGTGCCACCAAAAGGATTATTCTATTTGCTTTTTAGGCGGACAACCTGGTGTAGCTGAGCAGGCAAAAAACAGAGTAGAGCAGATGTATAAAGGGATTAAGGTTACTGGTGCTTACCATGGGTATTTCTCTCCTGATTATGAAGACGTCATATTAGAGGAGATAAACATAAAAGCGCCAGACGTGTTATTTGTGGGTATGGGCGTGCCGAAGCAAGAGAAATGGATTCACAAGTATAAGGGAGAGCTGTATTCAGGTGTTTGTATGGCAGTTGGCGGGAGTTTGGATGTGCTAGCCGGTAAAGTGAAAAGAGCGCCTAGGGCGTTCCAGGTATTGGGATTAGAGTGGTTATATCGCTTAGTAACACAACCGTGGAGGTATAAAAGAATGTTGGCACTTCCGCGATTTATGGTACAAATTTTAAAAGAGCGCAAAAAGGTGATGTAA
- a CDS encoding nitroreductase family protein, with protein sequence MELFDVIEKRRSVRKYVNKPVPEESIRKVLNAARLAPSWANKQCWRFIVVTDPELRLKLGEAMNNNPNKSCYVDAPVDIVVCAKRHDSGIHDGKEYFMFDLGLAMENLVLAAADEGLGTCIIGWFEAGPIKQLLHIPENYEVVVVTPLGYPAEVPNTRLRKELDDIASYNGFN encoded by the coding sequence TTGGAACTTTTTGATGTCATTGAGAAGAGGAGAAGTGTTAGAAAATACGTTAATAAGCCTGTGCCTGAGGAGTCAATAAGAAAGGTATTAAATGCTGCACGGTTAGCCCCTTCTTGGGCAAACAAACAGTGCTGGCGATTTATAGTGGTGACCGATCCTGAGTTAAGATTAAAATTAGGAGAAGCGATGAACAATAACCCCAATAAGTCATGCTATGTGGATGCTCCCGTAGACATCGTGGTATGTGCGAAGAGGCATGATTCCGGTATTCACGATGGAAAGGAATACTTTATGTTTGATCTGGGACTTGCTATGGAGAATCTGGTATTAGCTGCTGCGGATGAAGGATTGGGCACGTGCATAATAGGATGGTTTGAAGCAGGGCCTATAAAGCAATTGTTGCACATACCTGAAAATTACGAAGTTGTAGTGGTTACTCCGTTAGGTTACCCTGCTGAGGTACCTAATACTCGATTGAGAAAAGAGTTAGATGACATCGCATCTTACAACGGATTTAATTGA
- a CDS encoding inorganic phosphate transporter, with product MELFYILSLAVFVHIFITGFHDEGNLIATIISSRSIKARTAFALAAFSQFLGTFFLGTSVASTIGKSIIKQDFLFKDPNKLQLMLLAVILSTITWNVITWYLEIPTSSSHALIGGLLGPFFVEYGLKAINITGVMTKVILPLFLSPIIGFFVGYTIMGISVTVLRGYGPGVNKLLKRLQFLTIFLLNSSQGTNDAQKGMGIIAIAILQANTVKNFSIPLWIKLISALMISTGLVLGGLKMVKSVGARIYKVKPLHSFNAQLASIIVIVPSNMIGAPISGTQIINTSIMGVGAKERPNGVRWYFVKSMMIAWIVTIPFSFIMSVILYLIMRSI from the coding sequence ATGGAATTGTTTTATATACTATCCTTAGCAGTATTTGTTCATATTTTTATCACGGGATTTCACGATGAAGGGAATCTCATTGCTACCATAATTTCATCAAGATCTATAAAAGCCCGTACAGCTTTTGCACTGGCGGCATTTTCTCAGTTTTTAGGTACTTTTTTTCTGGGTACATCAGTGGCTTCTACCATAGGGAAATCCATAATTAAACAAGATTTCCTCTTCAAAGATCCAAATAAATTACAACTTATGCTCTTAGCAGTCATATTAAGTACCATCACGTGGAACGTCATTACTTGGTATTTAGAGATACCTACCAGTTCTTCTCACGCTTTAATAGGCGGACTGCTGGGCCCTTTTTTTGTAGAATATGGACTTAAAGCCATCAATATCACCGGTGTAATGACAAAGGTCATACTCCCTCTGTTTTTATCGCCTATTATAGGGTTTTTTGTAGGCTATACGATAATGGGTATAAGTGTAACTGTGTTGCGCGGATACGGACCCGGTGTAAACAAATTACTTAAAAGGTTACAATTTTTAACCATTTTTTTGCTTAACAGCAGCCAAGGAACCAATGACGCCCAAAAAGGGATGGGAATCATTGCTATAGCCATATTACAGGCAAATACGGTAAAAAACTTTAGCATCCCTTTATGGATCAAGTTAATATCGGCATTGATGATATCCACAGGTCTTGTGCTAGGAGGATTAAAAATGGTCAAAAGTGTGGGCGCAAGGATATATAAAGTCAAGCCTCTGCACTCTTTCAATGCTCAACTGGCATCAATTATCGTGATAGTCCCTTCCAATATGATAGGAGCTCCTATTAGTGGAACTCAGATAATCAACACCTCAATAATGGGCGTAGGAGCAAAAGAAAGACCTAATGGCGTAAGGTGGTATTTTGTGAAGAGCATGATGATAGCCTGGATTGTCACCATTCCCTTTTCCTTTATAATGTCTGTTATACTCTACTTAATAATGCGCAGCATATAA
- a CDS encoding DUF47 domain-containing protein, whose product MRFLKNLFSEKADFYQLLQEQSQLTLEGVVSLQKYLETAAKEDGDKVTKLEKAADRKRQQVIDELDKTFITPIEREDIFALSGAIDEILDYCDTTVKEMEVYEISPTSELKTMVETIRKGTELINQSLYNMDKNKKEAMRFAVGAKKYENEIENLYRKYVAELLKGDDIKYILKMREIYRHLSNCADKISLAGDILGHILIKMI is encoded by the coding sequence ATGCGTTTCCTTAAAAACCTTTTTTCCGAAAAGGCAGACTTTTACCAATTGCTTCAGGAACAAAGCCAGTTGACACTCGAAGGTGTAGTATCACTGCAAAAATACCTTGAAACAGCTGCTAAAGAAGACGGAGACAAGGTAACAAAGCTGGAAAAGGCAGCTGACCGCAAAAGACAACAAGTAATAGATGAGTTGGATAAGACATTTATAACCCCTATTGAAAGAGAAGATATTTTTGCTCTTTCAGGTGCTATAGATGAAATACTGGACTACTGTGATACCACTGTAAAAGAAATGGAAGTATATGAAATCAGCCCTACTAGTGAATTAAAGACAATGGTTGAAACCATAAGAAAGGGTACAGAATTGATCAACCAATCCCTTTACAATATGGATAAAAATAAAAAAGAGGCTATGAGGTTTGCCGTTGGAGCAAAAAAATACGAAAATGAAATTGAAAACCTCTACAGAAAATACGTCGCAGAACTGCTCAAAGGCGACGATATAAAGTACATTTTAAAAATGAGGGAAATTTACAGGCATTTGAGCAATTGCGCAGACAAAATAAGCCTTGCCGGTGATATCCTCGGCCATATACTCATTAAGATGATATAA
- a CDS encoding YitT family protein has protein sequence MKENIRQKIFDFIGISLGTLLTALALNLFLQPNQIAPGGVSGLAIEINYLTGLPTGTLTIIINVPLFLIAIKVLGARFGVKTFYATILLGVLIDLTSGIRPLTNDSILAAVYGGLIMGLGLGLVIKYHATTGGTDLAAMVLHKYIKTLTVGRLLLIIDFVIIAIAGIIFNPEKAMYALAAEFLAIKLIDIIQEGITTNRVALIISKRHKEIISKIMKELDRGATLLEGTGAFSGHHRDVVMCVVDKSQVAKLRDIVRELDDRAFVVILDAYDVIGEGFNKI, from the coding sequence ATGAAAGAAAACATCAGGCAAAAAATCTTTGATTTTATAGGTATCTCATTGGGCACGTTGCTTACAGCCCTTGCTTTAAATCTTTTCCTGCAACCCAATCAGATAGCTCCCGGCGGTGTCAGTGGGTTGGCCATAGAGATCAATTATCTTACGGGATTGCCTACAGGTACCCTTACGATAATTATAAATGTGCCGTTATTTTTGATAGCTATAAAGGTATTAGGCGCCAGGTTTGGCGTGAAGACATTTTACGCTACTATTTTGTTGGGCGTGCTAATAGATTTGACGTCAGGTATCAGACCACTTACTAACGATTCTATCCTCGCTGCTGTTTATGGAGGATTAATTATGGGTCTGGGCTTAGGGCTGGTGATAAAATACCATGCTACCACCGGAGGCACGGACTTGGCAGCTATGGTATTACATAAATACATAAAAACCCTAACTGTTGGCCGCTTATTGCTTATAATCGACTTTGTGATAATAGCTATAGCTGGTATCATATTTAACCCTGAAAAGGCCATGTATGCGCTAGCAGCAGAGTTTTTAGCGATAAAGCTTATAGACATCATTCAAGAAGGTATAACCACCAATAGGGTAGCGCTTATAATCTCAAAAAGGCATAAGGAGATAATCTCTAAAATAATGAAAGAATTGGATAGGGGTGCAACTTTACTGGAAGGTACAGGAGCATTTTCAGGCCACCACAGAGATGTTGTAATGTGCGTTGTGGACAAAAGCCAGGTAGCAAAACTGAGGGATATTGTAAGAGAGCTGGATGATAGAGCTTTTGTGGTTATACTTGATGCATATGATGTTATCGGAGAAGGGTTTAATAAAATATAG
- a CDS encoding aconitate hydratase: MGYNIVQKILKEHLVSGVMVPGHEIAIKIDQTLTQDSTGTMAYLQFEAMGIPRVKTKLSVAYVDHNMLQEGFENADDHKYIQTVAAKHGIYFSRPGNGICHQVHLERFGVPGETLLGSDSHTPTNGALGMLAIGAGGLDVAVAMGGGPYYLTMPRVVNVRLHGSLGPWVSAKDVILELLRRLTVKGGVGKVIEYSGEGVKSLTVPERATIANMGAELGATTSVFPSDEVTREFLSAQGRIEDWKPISADEDAEYDEVIDIYLDSLEPLIAQPHSPDNVVKVKEIEGLKVDQVAIGSCTNSSYMDMMKVAAILKGKTVHPDVSLVISPGSRQVFQMLAKNGALADMISAGARVLECACGPCIGMGQAPASNAVSVRTFNRNFEGRSGTKSAKVYLASPEVAAVAAIYGCIKDPRVLGEEIHVSFPEKFDINDNMIIPPAENPDDVTVVRGPNIKPFPSHQPLPDRLEGQVLLKVGDNITTDHIMPSNARLLPFRSNIPKLAEHCFEGVDPDFSKRAKANNGGFIVGGANYGQGSSREHAALVPLYLGIKFVLAKSFARIHKANLINNGILPLTFVNESDYDEISKGDVLILENAIEQVKSKGDIVIKNVTRGKEILVNLDVSDRNREVLIAGGLLNYTSLS, from the coding sequence GTGGGTTACAATATAGTTCAAAAAATACTTAAAGAACACTTGGTATCAGGAGTTATGGTTCCAGGTCATGAAATTGCTATTAAAATCGATCAGACTCTGACACAGGATTCCACAGGGACCATGGCCTACCTTCAGTTTGAGGCGATGGGCATACCCCGCGTTAAGACAAAGCTTTCTGTAGCATATGTAGACCATAACATGTTACAGGAAGGTTTTGAAAACGCTGATGATCACAAGTACATTCAAACAGTAGCAGCCAAGCACGGTATCTACTTTTCCAGGCCCGGTAATGGTATATGCCATCAGGTGCACCTTGAAAGATTTGGGGTGCCTGGTGAAACCTTATTAGGATCTGATAGCCATACGCCTACCAATGGTGCGTTGGGAATGCTCGCTATAGGTGCAGGGGGATTGGATGTTGCCGTAGCGATGGGCGGTGGCCCGTATTATTTAACAATGCCGCGAGTAGTTAATGTAAGGTTACACGGTTCCCTGGGCCCGTGGGTATCTGCAAAAGACGTTATTTTAGAACTGTTAAGAAGGCTTACGGTAAAAGGTGGCGTAGGCAAGGTAATTGAGTATTCCGGCGAAGGCGTAAAAAGCCTCACGGTACCGGAGAGGGCCACTATTGCCAATATGGGAGCTGAATTAGGAGCCACCACTTCTGTTTTCCCTAGCGATGAGGTTACAAGGGAATTTTTATCTGCTCAAGGTCGCATAGAAGATTGGAAGCCTATAAGTGCAGATGAAGATGCTGAATACGACGAAGTAATAGATATATACCTTGATAGTTTAGAGCCTTTGATTGCACAGCCCCATAGCCCTGATAATGTAGTTAAGGTAAAGGAAATAGAAGGGTTAAAAGTAGACCAGGTAGCAATAGGCAGTTGTACTAATTCATCTTATATGGACATGATGAAAGTTGCTGCGATATTAAAGGGAAAAACGGTGCATCCTGATGTTTCACTGGTCATTTCACCGGGGTCTAGGCAGGTATTCCAGATGCTGGCCAAGAATGGAGCGCTAGCAGACATGATATCGGCTGGGGCGAGGGTATTGGAGTGTGCGTGTGGCCCGTGTATTGGCATGGGTCAGGCTCCGGCTTCTAATGCGGTATCTGTCAGGACATTTAACAGAAACTTTGAAGGTAGAAGTGGCACTAAGAGCGCAAAGGTGTATCTTGCCAGTCCCGAAGTAGCAGCTGTTGCGGCGATATACGGTTGCATAAAAGACCCCAGGGTATTAGGCGAAGAGATTCATGTGAGTTTTCCTGAGAAATTTGATATTAACGATAACATGATAATACCACCAGCTGAAAACCCTGATGATGTGACAGTAGTCCGCGGACCAAATATTAAGCCTTTCCCATCTCACCAGCCGTTACCGGATAGGTTAGAGGGTCAGGTGCTGTTAAAAGTAGGGGATAATATAACCACGGACCACATAATGCCGTCCAATGCCAGGCTTTTGCCGTTCAGATCAAATATCCCTAAACTGGCGGAACATTGCTTTGAAGGGGTAGACCCTGATTTCTCAAAAAGGGCAAAAGCTAACAATGGTGGTTTTATCGTAGGCGGTGCAAATTATGGGCAGGGTTCTAGCCGTGAACATGCGGCGCTGGTGCCGTTGTACCTGGGAATTAAATTCGTACTGGCGAAGTCTTTTGCCAGGATTCACAAGGCGAATTTAATAAATAATGGAATACTTCCTCTGACTTTTGTAAACGAAAGCGATTATGATGAAATATCTAAGGGAGATGTCCTGATATTGGAGAACGCTATTGAACAGGTGAAGTCTAAAGGAGATATAGTTATAAAAAACGTGACAAGGGGAAAAGAAATATTGGTTAATTTAGATGTGTCGGATAGAAACAGAGAGGTCTTGATAGCAGGGGGGTTACTCAATTACACGTCTTTATCTTAG
- a CDS encoding desulfoferrodoxin — translation MVEAGQIYKCSKCGNIVEVLVAGGGSLVCCNASMELLQEKSGDTGKEKHVPVIERDGDVVTVKVGSVSHPMQEDHYIQFIELYVDGKIYRKNLKPGDLPEARFEVKDATDIRARSYCNLHGLWKS, via the coding sequence ATGGTAGAGGCAGGTCAGATATACAAGTGTAGTAAATGCGGAAATATAGTTGAAGTACTGGTGGCAGGCGGAGGCTCTTTGGTGTGTTGCAACGCTTCTATGGAGCTGCTTCAGGAAAAATCAGGGGATACCGGCAAAGAAAAACATGTACCTGTTATAGAAAGAGATGGCGACGTGGTGACGGTTAAAGTGGGAAGTGTTTCACACCCCATGCAAGAGGACCACTATATCCAGTTTATTGAGCTTTACGTTGACGGCAAAATTTACAGGAAGAATTTAAAGCCTGGAGATTTACCTGAAGCGCGTTTTGAGGTAAAAGACGCCACTGATATAAGGGCAAGGTCGTATTGCAATCTTCACGGATTGTGGAAATCATAA
- a CDS encoding nucleoside kinase, with the protein MKDIKVKFNGKTYQCPENTLLLDFFKGKVYDENMIIAGLVDNKLVDLNYKLHRDCCVGAVDIKSEEGMKVYRRSMSFVFIRAVRELFPEARVTIEHSLGKGLYCEVHKDHSLNKSDVALIKRKMDEIVSKNMPFERIKVSIKQAIDIFNQQGQPEKVKLLKYSTDEKMYLYRLNGYYDYFYGILAPHTGYLKVFDLKFYLPGVIIMFPDMSDPKNVAEFVDQHKLAAIYQETEKWGRIMRVDYVSSLNELIESGDIKEIIRIAEALHEKKIAQIADLVSKNRDNVRLILIAGPSSSGKTTFAQRLYIQLRVNGLRPISISLDDYFLPSGMIPKDENGKYDFENIEALDLELFNEQLAQLIQGEEVVLPKYDFATGSRIQYGRKVKIDKDQPIIIEGIHGLNERLTSAIPKDRKFKIYISALTQLNLDDHNRIPTTDSRLVRRIVRDYMFRATDAEKTLEMWSSVRRGEEKNIFPYQEEADVMFNSALVYELGVLKKYAEPLLLKVKRSSGVFYMAQYLLDILSYIRPIRDEQDIPANSILREFIGNSCFF; encoded by the coding sequence TTGAAGGATATAAAGGTGAAGTTTAACGGCAAAACGTACCAATGTCCAGAGAACACCTTGTTGTTAGATTTTTTTAAAGGGAAGGTTTATGATGAAAACATGATTATAGCAGGCCTTGTGGACAATAAACTTGTGGATTTAAATTATAAGCTCCACCGCGATTGTTGTGTTGGTGCGGTTGACATAAAAAGTGAAGAGGGTATGAAAGTATACAGGAGGAGCATGAGCTTTGTATTTATCAGGGCTGTGCGCGAATTATTTCCAGAGGCAAGGGTTACAATAGAGCATTCATTGGGCAAAGGTTTGTACTGTGAAGTTCATAAGGATCACTCGCTGAATAAAAGCGATGTGGCACTTATAAAGCGCAAGATGGATGAAATTGTCTCTAAAAATATGCCTTTTGAGAGAATAAAGGTGTCTATAAAGCAGGCCATAGATATCTTTAACCAGCAAGGCCAGCCAGAAAAGGTAAAGCTGCTAAAGTATAGCACTGACGAAAAAATGTACCTTTATAGACTTAACGGTTATTACGATTATTTTTATGGCATTTTAGCACCTCATACAGGTTATTTGAAGGTGTTTGATCTTAAATTTTATTTGCCTGGTGTTATCATAATGTTTCCTGATATGTCTGATCCTAAAAATGTAGCAGAGTTTGTGGATCAACATAAGCTGGCGGCCATATACCAGGAAACGGAAAAGTGGGGCAGGATAATGAGGGTTGATTATGTGTCCTCATTAAACGAGCTCATAGAATCGGGTGACATCAAGGAAATTATAAGGATAGCTGAGGCATTGCACGAAAAGAAAATTGCGCAGATTGCCGATTTGGTAAGTAAAAACAGGGATAATGTAAGGCTTATACTGATAGCAGGGCCTTCATCTTCTGGTAAGACCACTTTTGCTCAGAGGCTTTACATTCAGTTAAGGGTCAATGGTTTAAGGCCTATATCTATTTCATTGGATGATTATTTTCTGCCATCTGGTATGATTCCTAAAGATGAGAACGGCAAGTATGATTTTGAAAATATCGAGGCCCTGGATTTGGAACTGTTTAACGAACAGCTAGCTCAACTGATACAGGGAGAAGAGGTGGTTTTACCAAAGTACGATTTCGCTACTGGAAGCAGAATACAATACGGTAGAAAAGTAAAGATTGACAAAGATCAGCCGATTATAATTGAAGGTATCCACGGATTAAATGAAAGGCTTACATCGGCGATACCTAAAGACCGCAAGTTTAAGATATATATAAGCGCGCTCACGCAATTAAATCTGGATGACCATAACAGGATACCAACTACCGATTCCAGACTTGTCAGGCGCATAGTAAGGGACTATATGTTCAGGGCCACTGATGCTGAGAAGACACTGGAGATGTGGAGCTCGGTGAGAAGAGGGGAAGAAAAAAACATATTTCCTTATCAGGAGGAAGCTGATGTCATGTTCAATTCAGCTCTCGTTTATGAATTAGGGGTATTGAAAAAGTACGCTGAGCCTCTGCTGCTTAAAGTTAAGAGGTCTTCTGGTGTTTTTTACATGGCCCAGTATCTGCTGGATATATTAAGTTATATAAGGCCTATACGTGATGAGCAGGATATACCTGCTAATTCTATATTGAGGGAATTCATAGGTAATAGCTGCTTTTTTTGA
- the csaB gene encoding polysaccharide pyruvyl transferase CsaB, producing the protein MRVLISGYYGFGNTGDEAILRAIVNSMRSEKPDLDIVVLSDNPKETEKIHNVRAINRMDLVSIWTTLSCSDMLISGGGGLLQDITSTRNILYYITIIYMAWLLKKPVVYYANGVGPIRSYFNRLLVRNVSNKVQVITVRDFLSKCQLDEIGVKKDIFITADPAFLLKVPDYVNVEKIYEREGIPLDKKILGVSIRKWNNFNNVKNAFKDFVRRARGVEDFNIVFLPMQKGEDLCVCEEIANCFDRSYVVKGSYDVYEILGIVSKFDYMIGMRLHAMIFSVLNGVPVIGISYDPKIDNFFGIIGQQYLNHVDEVNGERLFNQYLDVVMHRKEISDYLKRKSEELRLKAMENNKIAFKVLERQRWVND; encoded by the coding sequence ATGAGGGTTTTGATATCGGGGTATTACGGATTTGGAAATACAGGAGATGAGGCGATTTTAAGGGCTATTGTAAATTCGATGAGGAGTGAGAAACCGGATTTAGATATCGTCGTATTATCCGACAATCCAAAAGAAACAGAAAAGATACATAACGTCAGGGCCATAAATCGCATGGATTTAGTAAGCATATGGACAACCCTCTCCTGTTCAGATATGCTTATAAGCGGTGGTGGTGGATTATTACAGGATATTACGAGTACCAGAAACATTCTGTATTACATCACCATAATTTACATGGCATGGCTTTTAAAAAAACCGGTGGTGTATTACGCTAACGGCGTAGGACCTATACGAAGCTATTTCAATAGGTTGCTGGTCAGAAATGTCAGCAATAAGGTGCAAGTGATAACAGTGAGGGATTTTTTGTCAAAATGCCAATTAGATGAGATAGGTGTAAAAAAGGATATATTTATAACTGCGGACCCAGCATTTCTTTTAAAAGTTCCCGATTACGTAAATGTGGAGAAAATCTACGAGAGAGAAGGTATACCGTTAGATAAAAAAATACTGGGTGTTTCTATACGCAAATGGAATAATTTTAACAATGTGAAAAATGCTTTTAAAGATTTCGTAAGGAGAGCAAGGGGTGTAGAGGATTTTAACATAGTGTTTTTGCCCATGCAAAAGGGAGAGGATTTGTGCGTATGCGAGGAGATAGCTAATTGCTTTGACAGGTCTTATGTGGTAAAAGGAAGTTATGATGTGTATGAAATATTAGGCATTGTGAGCAAATTTGATTACATGATAGGGATGAGATTACATGCGATGATTTTCTCTGTATTAAATGGAGTACCTGTCATTGGAATATCTTATGATCCTAAAATAGATAATTTTTTCGGGATAATAGGCCAGCAATACCTTAATCACGTCGATGAAGTGAATGGCGAAAGGCTGTTTAACCAGTATCTAGATGTAGTTATGCACAGGAAAGAGATATCTGATTATCTTAAGAGAAAGTCTGAGGAATTGAGGTTAAAAGCAATGGAAAACAACAAAATTGCTTTCAAAGTGCTGGAAAGGCAGAGATGGGTTAATGATTGA
- the nifV gene encoding homocitrate synthase: MPDISRNIYLVDTTLRDGEQTAGVVFANNEKIRIAKFLDEIGVDQLEVGIPAMGGDEKDAIKSIVKAGLKASIMAWNRAVIKDIQESVDCGVDAVAISISTSDIHIKYKLQKSREWVIESMVQATEYAKKQGMYVSVNAEDASRTDPEFLLEFAKAAKEAGADRLRFCDTVGILDPFKTFDKIKFLKDNVDIDIEMHTHNDFGMATANAIAGIMAGANYVGVTVNGLGERAGNAALEEVVMALKYVEGIDLKIDTRRFREISEYVAMASGRQIPAWKAIVGSNMFAHESGIHADGTIKDPRTYEVFDPSEVGLERQIVIGKHSGTAAIRKKFAEYGIEIDETTARDLLAKVRAAAVSLKRSLFDKELVYIYEDYMSEKEGMKAQ; encoded by the coding sequence ATGCCGGATATTTCCAGGAACATTTACCTTGTGGACACTACCCTTAGAGACGGCGAACAAACGGCAGGTGTGGTTTTTGCCAATAACGAGAAGATAAGGATTGCAAAATTCTTAGATGAAATAGGCGTGGATCAATTGGAAGTGGGCATTCCGGCGATGGGTGGAGATGAAAAAGACGCTATAAAGTCTATTGTTAAAGCTGGACTGAAGGCGAGCATTATGGCGTGGAATAGAGCTGTTATAAAAGACATTCAAGAATCAGTTGACTGCGGCGTCGACGCTGTAGCAATATCTATCTCTACTTCTGACATACATATAAAATATAAGCTTCAGAAAAGCAGAGAATGGGTAATAGAGAGTATGGTACAGGCTACTGAATACGCTAAAAAACAGGGAATGTATGTCTCTGTTAACGCTGAAGATGCTTCAAGGACAGATCCTGAGTTTTTACTCGAATTTGCAAAAGCAGCTAAAGAAGCTGGTGCTGATAGATTGCGTTTCTGCGATACCGTAGGTATATTGGATCCTTTTAAAACATTTGACAAAATTAAGTTTTTAAAAGATAATGTTGATATAGATATTGAAATGCATACCCACAATGATTTTGGAATGGCTACGGCGAATGCTATTGCAGGAATTATGGCTGGTGCTAATTACGTGGGTGTGACTGTAAATGGCTTGGGCGAGAGGGCAGGTAACGCTGCTTTGGAAGAAGTGGTAATGGCCCTAAAGTACGTAGAAGGGATTGATTTGAAGATAGACACCAGGAGGTTTAGGGAGATTTCCGAGTACGTAGCCATGGCATCAGGTAGGCAGATACCTGCGTGGAAAGCCATAGTGGGTTCCAATATGTTTGCCCACGAGTCAGGCATTCACGCTGACGGTACCATAAAAGATCCTCGAACATATGAGGTGTTTGATCCCAGTGAGGTGGGCCTGGAAAGGCAGATTGTAATAGGGAAACATTCAGGTACTGCGGCGATCAGGAAAAAATTTGCTGAGTACGGAATTGAAATCGATGAGACGACAGCTAGGGATTTACTTGCAAAGGTTAGAGCAGCGGCAGTCTCATTGAAGAGGTCGCTTTTTGACAAAGAATTGGTCTACATTTATGAGGATTACATGAGTGAAAAGGAAGGTATGAAGGCACAATAA
- a CDS encoding rubrerythrin family protein yields MREMTKANLTNAFAGESQAHMRYLIFSEKAEKEGMPNIARLFKAIAYAEQVHATNHFKTLGELGDTKDNLSKAIGGENFEVNEMYPAYDAVANLQSEKDALKSIHYALEAEKIHEKLYSDAREAAAKGQDINIGKVYICPVCGYTVVGEAPDKCPVCGAKREMFKEF; encoded by the coding sequence ATGAGAGAAATGACAAAAGCAAATCTCACCAATGCTTTTGCAGGTGAAAGCCAAGCTCACATGAGGTATCTGATTTTTTCTGAAAAGGCTGAAAAAGAAGGGATGCCTAACATAGCGAGGCTGTTTAAAGCCATTGCCTATGCAGAGCAGGTACATGCGACAAATCACTTTAAGACCCTGGGAGAATTAGGGGATACCAAGGATAATTTGAGTAAAGCTATCGGTGGAGAGAATTTTGAAGTAAACGAGATGTATCCTGCCTATGATGCGGTGGCAAATTTACAGAGTGAAAAGGATGCTTTAAAGAGCATTCACTACGCTTTAGAGGCGGAAAAGATACATGAAAAACTGTATTCAGATGCTAGGGAAGCTGCTGCAAAAGGTCAGGATATAAACATAGGAAAGGTTTATATATGCCCTGTGTGCGGTTACACTGTGGTAGGCGAAGCGCCGGATAAATGCCCAGTTTGCGGTGCCAAGAGAGAGATGTTTAAAGAATTTTAA